In one window of Candidatus Zixiibacteriota bacterium DNA:
- a CDS encoding zf-HC2 domain-containing protein, whose product MVKNRRELLAGYVDGELSDEDKQAFEAELAADAELREELEEFRKLQEVTGMVQYADLPDEVWDNYWHSIYRKTERGFGWILLSLGAIVLLCFGLYEAMGELYTDPEAPLWLKVGLTAGGVGFIFLLVSYARERLFAYNRDRYKEVTK is encoded by the coding sequence ATGGTGAAGAATAGACGGGAACTGCTCGCCGGGTATGTCGACGGCGAATTATCAGACGAAGACAAACAGGCGTTCGAGGCCGAACTGGCGGCTGATGCCGAACTCCGCGAGGAGTTGGAGGAATTCAGAAAACTGCAGGAGGTTACCGGCATGGTGCAATATGCTGATCTTCCCGACGAAGTATGGGATAACTACTGGCACTCGATCTATCGGAAGACAGAGCGTGGATTCGGTTGGATTCTTTTGTCACTGGGCGCAATTGTTCTGCTCTGTTTTGGGCTGTATGAAGCCATGGGCGAACTATACACTGATCCGGAAGCGCCACTTTGGCTGAAGGTCGGGCTGACGGCCGGCGGGGTCGGGTTCATATTTCTACTTGTGTCCTATGCGCGCGAACGGTTATTTGCCTACAATCGAGACCGCTACAAAGAGGTAACCAAATGA
- the dnaG gene encoding DNA primase: MIPPETIEQVRQANDIVQIIGEYVRLKKRGKNFLALCPFHTEKTPSFSVSEDKQIYYCFGCGKGGNLYTFLIEHEHMSFVEAVRHLAGRANIIIREERASDGRREVLERIGYANQVAVEYYQRVLRLAKYHNVLEDYLKGKRNITDEAIEHFQMGLAGDSWDGLIKHAASKDLNAEELSKAGLTLLSEKTKNYFDRFRKRLMIPIHSLSRKPIAFGGRTLEKGEPAKYMNSPETPLYQKSQVLYGLNLARDDIRNSGAAIVVEGYFDVIALWQVGFKNVVASSGTAFSAQQARLLARFAEEVYLFFDADSAGRQAALRSVDLLYDAGMEVKVMTPPTGEDPDSVARQYGRDRLEELQADAIGYIEFRVRGLDISEVGIIGKEKLVKELAAVAGKIADPTRRSLFLAEAADQLQVDIQLLRQGLTPSRTEQNTERPKRIYNPDEFEFLSLLLNNPGAIDDIAEKVAPDDFDSKQLSRLYMAVIEQYRSGGVVDARRLIDQAGDAEFASLITQLAARDWPPDDLEGQAHKALAALMSSKRKRIRKQLRDELSAAEAAGDNTRADQLLREIRSFDQDAD, translated from the coding sequence ATGATCCCTCCGGAAACTATCGAGCAGGTTCGTCAAGCCAACGATATCGTTCAGATCATCGGTGAGTATGTCAGGCTGAAAAAACGGGGAAAGAACTTCCTGGCCCTGTGTCCTTTTCACACCGAGAAGACACCGTCGTTTTCTGTCTCTGAAGACAAGCAGATATACTACTGTTTCGGCTGTGGCAAGGGCGGTAATCTCTATACATTCTTGATAGAGCATGAACACATGTCCTTCGTCGAGGCCGTTCGCCACCTGGCCGGGCGGGCCAATATTATCATTCGCGAAGAACGTGCTTCCGACGGCCGACGTGAGGTGCTGGAACGAATTGGATATGCCAACCAGGTGGCCGTCGAGTATTATCAAAGGGTCCTCCGGCTTGCAAAGTATCACAACGTTCTTGAGGACTACCTCAAGGGGAAACGCAACATCACAGACGAAGCCATTGAGCACTTTCAAATGGGACTGGCCGGGGATAGCTGGGACGGTTTGATAAAGCATGCCGCATCAAAAGACCTGAACGCCGAAGAATTGTCCAAGGCCGGGTTGACTTTGTTGTCTGAAAAAACGAAGAACTACTTTGATCGATTCCGCAAGCGTCTGATGATTCCGATCCACAGTCTCAGCCGCAAGCCGATTGCCTTTGGCGGACGCACGCTGGAAAAGGGTGAACCGGCCAAGTATATGAATTCGCCCGAAACTCCGCTGTACCAAAAGAGCCAGGTTCTGTATGGACTCAATCTGGCCCGCGACGACATACGCAACTCCGGCGCGGCCATTGTTGTCGAGGGTTACTTCGATGTCATCGCTCTGTGGCAAGTTGGCTTTAAGAATGTTGTAGCTTCATCGGGAACCGCCTTCAGCGCCCAGCAGGCCCGGTTGCTGGCCAGGTTCGCCGAGGAGGTCTACCTCTTTTTCGATGCCGACTCGGCCGGTCGACAGGCGGCGCTGAGATCGGTGGACCTGCTTTACGATGCCGGTATGGAAGTGAAGGTGATGACACCACCGACCGGTGAGGACCCTGATTCGGTGGCCAGGCAGTATGGTCGCGATCGTCTTGAGGAATTGCAGGCGGATGCAATAGGATACATCGAATTCCGGGTACGAGGACTGGACATCAGCGAGGTCGGCATTATCGGCAAGGAAAAACTGGTCAAGGAACTCGCAGCGGTGGCCGGTAAGATAGCCGACCCCACTCGTCGTTCACTGTTCTTGGCCGAGGCGGCCGACCAACTTCAGGTCGACATACAATTGTTGCGACAGGGTCTAACGCCTTCCCGGACGGAACAGAATACGGAACGGCCAAAGCGAATTTACAACCCGGACGAGTTTGAATTCCTGTCACTCTTGCTCAACAACCCGGGTGCTATTGATGACATAGCGGAAAAAGTCGCCCCGGATGATTTTGACTCCAAACAACTATCACGCCTTTACATGGCCGTGATTGAACAGTACCGCTCAGGTGGTGTAGTCGATGCACGCCGGTTGATTGATCAGGCCGGCGACGCCGAGTTCGCCTCACTTATCACTCAGCTGGCCGCACGCGACTGGCCGCCCGACGACCTGGAAGGACAGGCCCATAAAGCGTTGGCCGCTCTCATGTCATCGAAGAGAAAACGCATTCGCAAACAACTGCGGGATGAACTGTCGGCGGCGGAAGCGGCTGGTGACAATACGAGAGCCGATCAGTTGTTGCGCGAAATCCGGAGTTTCGATCAGGATGCTGACTAA
- a CDS encoding heavy metal-binding domain-containing protein: MIVTSCENVAGKRVVKTIGLCRGNTIRARHIGRDIGAMFRTIVGGEVTEYTKLMAESREQAYDRMIDDAKAKGANAIIMVRYSTSAVMQGAAELLAYGTAVVVEDE, encoded by the coding sequence ATGATTGTCACCAGTTGTGAAAATGTCGCCGGCAAGAGAGTTGTCAAAACTATCGGCTTGTGCAGAGGTAATACGATTCGGGCACGCCACATCGGTCGCGACATCGGTGCGATGTTCCGCACTATCGTGGGGGGAGAGGTCACAGAGTACACCAAACTGATGGCTGAATCCAGAGAGCAGGCTTATGATCGGATGATCGATGATGCCAAAGCGAAAGGGGCTAACGCCATAATCATGGTCCGATACTCGACCTCAGCCGTGATGCAGGGAGCCGCCGAGTTGCTCGCCTACGGCACGGCTGTAGTGGTCGAAGACGAATAA
- a CDS encoding endonuclease MutS2: MIDEHTTETLEFSKVIALVSGKCLTRFGHEEVAQIAPLRGRELIERRLAEISEMKDVIQFGDAFPLYRMETDCRELLKRSEVEGNALDGKEILEVLELVIVSIGLNEYAADDREKYPLLSEYLEGTRAFPEMRTLINKAIDEEGYVRDNASPKLRTIRLDLADSRRKIVAKLETILTRRAKQAGWQDDVVTQRNDRYVIPVPSSLYQSDRGILHDRSQSGATLYVEPKETVELNNRINLLMQEEYAEVQRILRELTAEIGRRSASLIENTRMIGRLDRIHACGLVSHEIKGHGPEIVDEAEISLVEARHPLLIVQLADIKKVVPTDFSLGNGRQVVLVTGPNTGGKTIALKTIGLSLLMTLSGLHISAGEKSRIGLFDNLHADIGDEQSIELSLSTFASHVRNIISGLQAASSRTLLLFDEIGAGTDPKEGAALAEAIILYAVQKGACLVATTHYSQLKTLAMDHPEIENASLEFDRETLAPTYRLHLGLPGSSYAIEIAGRLGMPRSICERAAEFCGTSERSLADLIATIEKELATIKQDRKELTERLKEARALEISNRARSEQLQESGDSAIDDYLIETEQFLNDTRREVERLVADIRGSQASKESVQEFHRNLKKKQKQLLQRQRGPKEKPTPKAMVAVGDAVQVLSLDKNGEVVQLIGNDKAKVRLGNVTTTVPLRNLALLDSSGERTLESKHVGHAPNEDVSPEIHLRGMTVDEAMEALNRFLDRAVVAGLQQVYVIHGKGTGALRKGLTTFLKNHPEVASLRLGDWNEGGSGVTVVKLNT, encoded by the coding sequence ATGATTGATGAACACACGACAGAGACATTAGAGTTCTCCAAAGTTATCGCCCTTGTCTCAGGCAAATGCCTGACGCGCTTCGGACACGAAGAAGTGGCTCAGATCGCTCCTTTGCGTGGTCGAGAATTGATCGAACGACGCTTGGCCGAGATCAGCGAGATGAAAGATGTCATCCAGTTCGGAGATGCCTTCCCGCTCTACCGTATGGAAACCGACTGCCGCGAACTTCTCAAAAGATCAGAGGTGGAAGGGAACGCGCTCGACGGGAAAGAGATTCTGGAAGTACTCGAACTGGTGATCGTGTCGATCGGCCTCAACGAATACGCTGCCGATGACCGTGAGAAGTATCCTCTGCTCAGCGAATACCTGGAGGGTACGCGCGCATTCCCTGAGATGCGAACCCTGATCAACAAGGCTATCGACGAGGAAGGCTATGTCCGCGACAACGCCTCACCCAAACTGCGGACGATCCGCCTGGACTTGGCCGACAGCCGGCGCAAGATAGTGGCCAAGCTGGAGACGATACTGACCAGGCGGGCCAAGCAGGCGGGCTGGCAGGATGATGTCGTCACGCAGCGCAACGACCGCTATGTAATCCCGGTACCCTCCAGCCTCTACCAATCGGATCGGGGAATCTTGCATGACCGCAGCCAGTCGGGTGCGACGTTGTATGTGGAACCGAAAGAGACGGTGGAACTGAACAACCGGATCAATCTGCTGATGCAGGAAGAGTACGCAGAAGTTCAACGTATCCTGCGTGAATTGACAGCCGAGATCGGTCGCCGTAGTGCATCGTTAATCGAAAACACTCGCATGATAGGTCGTCTGGACCGGATTCATGCCTGCGGACTGGTATCCCACGAGATCAAAGGTCACGGGCCGGAGATCGTGGATGAAGCTGAGATATCATTGGTCGAGGCACGTCACCCCCTGCTGATCGTACAACTTGCCGACATCAAGAAAGTGGTGCCGACCGATTTTTCACTCGGCAACGGACGACAGGTGGTCCTGGTAACCGGTCCCAATACCGGCGGCAAGACAATTGCTCTCAAGACTATCGGCTTGTCGCTGTTGATGACACTCTCCGGGCTGCACATTTCAGCCGGTGAAAAGTCGCGCATCGGTCTGTTTGACAATTTGCATGCCGACATAGGTGATGAGCAATCGATTGAACTGTCGCTGTCCACTTTTGCATCGCATGTCAGGAACATCATCAGCGGCTTGCAGGCGGCCTCATCCCGAACGCTTTTGTTGTTCGACGAAATAGGCGCCGGTACCGATCCCAAAGAAGGCGCCGCCCTGGCCGAGGCCATCATTCTCTACGCTGTCCAAAAGGGCGCCTGCCTGGTGGCAACGACCCATTATTCACAACTGAAGACTCTGGCCATGGATCATCCCGAAATCGAAAACGCATCGCTTGAGTTTGATCGCGAGACGCTTGCTCCCACCTACCGCTTGCATCTGGGCCTGCCGGGGTCCTCCTACGCTATCGAGATCGCCGGTCGCCTGGGCATGCCGAGGTCGATCTGTGAACGAGCAGCCGAATTCTGCGGAACTTCCGAGAGGTCCCTGGCCGACCTTATCGCAACTATCGAAAAAGAACTGGCTACCATAAAACAGGATCGAAAAGAACTAACGGAGAGACTTAAAGAAGCCCGGGCTCTTGAAATCTCAAACCGTGCCCGCTCGGAACAGTTGCAAGAATCGGGCGACTCTGCTATCGATGATTACCTCATTGAGACCGAACAGTTTCTCAACGACACGCGGCGCGAAGTCGAACGACTGGTGGCCGATATTCGAGGCAGTCAGGCATCCAAAGAATCCGTGCAGGAGTTCCACCGCAATCTGAAAAAGAAACAGAAACAACTCCTGCAAAGACAGCGGGGCCCAAAAGAAAAACCGACTCCGAAAGCTATGGTAGCTGTGGGTGATGCCGTGCAGGTGCTCTCACTGGACAAGAATGGTGAGGTGGTGCAGCTGATCGGTAACGATAAAGCCAAAGTTCGGCTGGGTAATGTAACAACCACCGTGCCGCTCAGGAACCTGGCTTTGCTCGACAGTTCCGGTGAGCGTACACTTGAGTCCAAGCATGTTGGTCACGCCCCCAATGAAGATGTCAGCCCGGAGATCCATTTGCGAGGAATGACGGTCGACGAAGCGATGGAGGCGCTCAACCGTTTCCTGGATCGTGCCGTGGTGGCCGGGTTGCAACAGGTCTACGTGATCCACGGCAAAGGAACCGGCGCCCTGCGCAAGGGATTGACCACGTTTCTGAAGAACCATCCCGAAGTGGCCTCGCTCAGGCTGGGTGACTGGAATGAAGGTGGCTCGGGAGTCACCGTCGTAAAACTGAACACATAG
- the recN gene encoding DNA repair protein RecN encodes MLTKLCIENIALAQKLELSFDMGMSALTGETGAGKSVIVTALSLAMGGRADKEFLRHGAQSAEVTATFDLSGQPPKFKKTYAEFVRNDHLTLRRSISHDGGAKSWVNGKRIGLARLKPLAADLGEILSQHANQSLMNEDNHLGFLDGHAGLTELAETTGLAFTEWRTVNDELSRLKNRRDQLIQQRELLLFQRDEIEKASLSVGEEEALLAERKILDSARTLMTSAALIGDLMDGESGSIKSHMTALRSELDKMTQIDPKLDDQVSELYDLDVRLEELRRAIEQYGGSIADDPVRLEEINTRLDEIYHLKKKYGGSEEATLMTLQKIVEQLSNRPDTDSLIAQLETENEQLRCKFSDLAVSLSKKRRRAARILERQCVKELKELAVTDALFVIEFVVQDDPEGVILGDRCLRPSECGLEQARFMFSANPAEPPRPLVKTASGGEVSRVLLALKSAEQTKSRVGPSLLVFDEVDSGIGGQVANEVGKKLKKLARGRQLIVITHLHQIARQADHHYVVEKTLSDDRNVIGVKRLDERGVEAELERMVALPSVE; translated from the coding sequence ATGCTGACTAAACTCTGCATAGAGAACATCGCTCTGGCTCAAAAGCTGGAACTGTCGTTCGACATGGGGATGTCGGCCCTGACCGGCGAGACCGGCGCCGGAAAATCGGTCATCGTGACGGCGCTGTCGTTGGCCATGGGAGGACGCGCCGACAAGGAGTTTCTCAGGCACGGCGCGCAATCGGCTGAGGTCACGGCTACTTTTGACCTGTCCGGTCAACCTCCGAAGTTCAAAAAGACCTACGCTGAGTTTGTCCGGAACGATCATCTCACTTTGCGTCGGTCCATCTCTCATGACGGCGGAGCTAAATCCTGGGTCAATGGGAAACGGATTGGTCTGGCTCGGTTGAAGCCGCTGGCCGCCGACCTTGGCGAAATCCTCAGTCAGCACGCCAACCAATCGCTCATGAACGAAGACAATCATCTTGGCTTTCTTGACGGACACGCCGGGCTGACCGAACTGGCTGAGACTACGGGCTTGGCCTTTACCGAGTGGCGAACGGTCAATGATGAGCTTTCAAGACTGAAGAATCGTCGTGACCAACTGATTCAACAGCGAGAGCTTCTGTTGTTTCAAAGGGACGAGATTGAAAAAGCATCCTTGTCGGTGGGTGAAGAAGAGGCACTGCTGGCCGAGCGAAAAATCCTCGACTCGGCAAGAACTCTGATGACCTCGGCGGCCTTGATTGGCGATCTCATGGACGGCGAAAGTGGATCGATCAAGAGTCACATGACCGCTCTGCGTTCGGAGTTGGACAAGATGACGCAGATTGACCCGAAATTGGACGATCAGGTTTCCGAATTGTACGATCTCGACGTTCGGCTCGAAGAGCTCCGCCGGGCTATTGAACAATACGGTGGGTCTATCGCCGACGATCCGGTCCGCCTGGAGGAGATCAACACCCGGCTGGATGAGATTTATCATCTCAAGAAGAAGTACGGCGGCTCAGAAGAAGCAACGCTGATGACCCTTCAGAAGATTGTCGAACAACTTTCCAACCGACCGGACACCGACAGTCTGATCGCTCAACTTGAAACCGAGAACGAACAACTTCGGTGCAAGTTCAGCGATCTGGCCGTCTCCCTTTCAAAGAAACGCCGCCGTGCGGCCCGGATACTGGAACGTCAATGTGTCAAGGAACTGAAAGAACTGGCCGTCACCGACGCCCTGTTTGTGATCGAGTTCGTCGTGCAGGATGACCCCGAAGGTGTGATCCTGGGAGACCGATGCCTGCGCCCGTCCGAATGTGGATTGGAACAGGCTCGCTTCATGTTCAGTGCCAATCCGGCCGAGCCGCCGCGACCGCTGGTTAAAACCGCCTCCGGCGGTGAGGTGTCGCGCGTGTTACTGGCTCTGAAATCGGCCGAGCAGACCAAGAGTAGAGTGGGACCTTCGCTGTTGGTGTTTGACGAAGTCGACTCGGGGATCGGTGGTCAGGTGGCTAACGAGGTTGGCAAGAAGCTCAAGAAGCTGGCCCGTGGGCGTCAGTTGATAGTGATTACGCACTTGCATCAGATAGCGCGTCAGGCCGACCATCACTATGTCGTAGAAAAGACTCTTTCTGACGATCGCAATGTTATCGGTGTGAAACGACTCGATGAACGAGGTGTCGAAGCGGAGCTTGAGCGAATGGTTGCGCTTCCATCGGTAGAGTAG
- a CDS encoding RNA polymerase sigma factor: MDTDMALVMDIRKGDKQALGKLVERHKKSAFRIALGLVGNKDDAFDISQEAFLRVYKSAKTFDTKQPFQPWFYTIIANLSRTWLRRRSRRENRMVDVDDVSWLLVDNRTPEQAVIKNETVANLRQALKELSFDDREIITLQHFRCMSYEEISDLLSIPKGTVMSRLYYARKKLAGLMRQKNGEE, translated from the coding sequence ATGGATACCGACATGGCCCTGGTGATGGACATCAGAAAAGGTGATAAACAAGCCCTCGGCAAACTGGTCGAACGGCACAAAAAATCCGCCTTTCGAATCGCCCTTGGACTGGTCGGCAACAAAGATGACGCCTTCGATATCTCACAGGAGGCGTTTCTCCGCGTCTACAAGTCGGCCAAGACCTTCGATACCAAGCAGCCGTTCCAACCCTGGTTCTACACCATAATCGCCAATCTCAGTCGCACCTGGCTGCGTCGTCGGTCACGCCGCGAGAACCGAATGGTCGATGTCGATGACGTCTCCTGGTTGCTGGTGGATAATCGGACGCCCGAGCAGGCCGTTATCAAAAATGAAACAGTGGCAAACCTTCGCCAGGCGCTGAAGGAGTTGTCATTCGATGATAGAGAGATTATCACACTACAGCATTTTCGCTGCATGTCGTATGAAGAGATTTCCGACCTGTTGTCAATCCCAAAGGGGACGGTGATGTCGCGGCTGTATTATGCACGAAAAAAACTGGCTGGTCTGATGAGGCAGAAAAATGGTGAAGAATAG
- a CDS encoding LTA synthase family protein: MNRAGDRTTGALAALLPSRSFVQITLCYLLTLVFFAILRLIFLLHFSGQVAGESLGEILAAFMVGLRFDQIIILYCLLPLLLVTPWLNSSRRWFRLTIGSYLCVVFGVVFILLLSDIRFYANFGSHLNFLFYEYIDEGGIFWSMVFSDSGFTASILIWIVLTVLFAYLIMLLMRKTDGMPNRRSWVGQVGWTVVFLALFFLGIRGRTGLAPIDWGEAYFSHNAFLNQLALNGVYTLARNYTERDGDLRLSTMTEQERFPFVETAEAGNTLTEMMRRPNEVWTDRRREFSRSTISARVTPAPRVNVIIVLLESWAARNTGVLGSKHDLTPHFDSAAGRGTLFTHFFANGIRTSFGLPAVLGSYPSLPGRSIMGRYDAPHPFSTVSEILHQRGYFNAFVYGGDLAFDNIEGFFTNKQYDRFVGEKNFAGQQTFSKWGVPDHVLFERAAALIDSLPRPFQMTVLTSSNHEPFDLPDSSVQMFFDDADSSKLFNAQLYADKALGLFLKSLEEKRVFDSAIVVLTADHARYDVSRLVLDPETFRIPLLILGPQGMIQPGRVIDAAGSQVDILPTILDLLGGKYTHRSWGRDVLSLADDDPGFAMINAGDRIGCVTRDYFYLEWLGRQTSLYMYDSLGDNTADISQVKRELFAKLQKRTRAYMQLAEQLSQVETAPPASTADSPDETRF, encoded by the coding sequence GTGAATAGAGCCGGCGACAGAACGACCGGCGCCCTGGCGGCGCTGCTTCCCTCGCGATCATTCGTTCAGATTACCCTGTGTTACCTGTTAACGCTGGTTTTCTTTGCTATTCTGCGCCTGATTTTTCTGCTTCACTTCAGCGGGCAAGTAGCCGGGGAGTCGTTGGGGGAAATTCTGGCCGCTTTTATGGTTGGTCTCCGCTTCGACCAGATAATCATCCTGTATTGTCTCTTGCCACTGCTACTGGTGACACCGTGGCTAAATTCATCCAGGCGATGGTTCCGCTTGACCATCGGTAGTTACCTCTGTGTCGTTTTCGGCGTTGTATTCATACTGCTGCTATCCGACATTCGCTTCTACGCGAACTTCGGCTCTCATCTGAATTTTCTCTTCTACGAGTACATTGATGAGGGCGGGATCTTTTGGTCCATGGTGTTTTCAGACTCCGGCTTTACTGCATCGATTTTGATCTGGATAGTTCTAACGGTGCTGTTCGCATATCTAATTATGCTCTTGATGCGCAAGACAGATGGTATGCCCAACCGCCGTTCGTGGGTCGGTCAGGTTGGTTGGACAGTTGTCTTTCTCGCCCTGTTCTTCCTGGGCATCAGAGGGCGTACCGGGTTGGCGCCCATCGATTGGGGTGAGGCGTATTTCAGCCATAACGCTTTTCTGAACCAGTTGGCGCTGAACGGTGTCTATACCCTGGCCCGCAACTACACCGAGCGCGATGGTGATCTAAGGCTCTCCACTATGACCGAGCAGGAGCGGTTCCCCTTTGTGGAGACGGCTGAGGCAGGCAACACGTTGACGGAAATGATGAGGCGACCTAACGAGGTATGGACCGACCGCCGACGGGAATTCAGTCGGTCGACAATATCCGCGCGTGTCACACCCGCACCCCGAGTCAACGTGATTATCGTGTTGCTCGAAAGCTGGGCGGCCAGGAACACAGGTGTTCTTGGTTCAAAACACGATCTGACGCCGCATTTTGATTCAGCGGCCGGACGCGGCACGCTCTTCACACACTTTTTTGCCAACGGTATCCGCACCAGTTTTGGGTTACCCGCCGTGCTCGGTTCATATCCATCGTTGCCGGGACGAAGTATCATGGGACGTTACGATGCACCGCACCCGTTCAGCACAGTTTCGGAGATTCTTCACCAACGTGGGTACTTCAACGCCTTCGTATATGGTGGTGATCTGGCTTTTGACAACATCGAGGGCTTCTTCACCAATAAGCAGTATGATAGATTCGTTGGGGAGAAGAATTTTGCAGGGCAGCAGACTTTCTCCAAGTGGGGTGTGCCGGATCACGTTCTGTTCGAGCGAGCAGCGGCCCTGATAGATTCCTTGCCGCGTCCATTTCAGATGACTGTCTTAACGTCATCGAATCACGAACCGTTTGATCTCCCCGATTCATCGGTGCAGATGTTCTTCGACGACGCCGATAGTTCCAAGCTGTTTAATGCGCAACTCTACGCCGACAAAGCGTTGGGCCTGTTCCTAAAGAGCCTTGAAGAGAAGAGAGTGTTCGACAGCGCTATCGTTGTTCTAACCGCCGACCACGCTCGTTACGACGTCAGTCGTTTGGTGCTGGACCCGGAGACCTTTCGCATTCCGCTGCTGATTCTCGGCCCGCAGGGGATGATTCAGCCCGGTCGCGTGATTGACGCCGCAGGATCGCAGGTTGACATATTGCCGACCATACTCGACCTGCTTGGCGGTAAGTATACACACCGAAGTTGGGGGCGAGACGTACTTAGTCTGGCCGACGATGATCCGGGCTTTGCTATGATCAACGCGGGGGATAGGATCGGATGCGTCACGCGGGATTACTTCTATCTCGAGTGGTTGGGCAGGCAGACCTCCCTTTATATGTACGACTCGCTTGGTGACAACACGGCAGATATCAGCCAAGTCAAACGGGAGCTGTTCGCCAAACTACAAAAGCGCACCAGGGCTTACATGCAGCTTGCCGAACAGCTGTCGCAGGTGGAAACGGCCCCTCCCGCATCGACTGCAGATAGCCCCGACGAAACCAGGTTTTGA
- a CDS encoding thermonuclease family protein translates to MTGSLNSRCTSTRRSSGHVIARTPLVCIVVILALLTGASGSDLRTYEDADSVVFKGVWDGDTFYATIPGWTKIIGDSIKIRVLDINCLKTAPSQDSTHPGKQAKALTQKVLDRAKVISLKETQRGESFRVVAKVLVDGEDLGGMLVDSGFAIECDQKCSRFFVYATPNSKAYHLISCSQGGESQNKKRLTIEDARGGNLESCYYCNPDRFVGGD, encoded by the coding sequence ATGACAGGTTCTCTGAATTCACGGTGCACGTCGACTCGCCGGTCGAGCGGTCACGTTATTGCCCGTACACCATTAGTCTGTATTGTGGTAATACTGGCTTTGTTGACAGGTGCGAGTGGCTCCGATCTGCGCACCTACGAGGATGCCGATAGTGTCGTTTTTAAGGGCGTCTGGGATGGTGACACGTTCTATGCCACAATTCCGGGTTGGACGAAGATAATTGGCGACAGTATCAAGATCAGGGTGCTCGACATAAACTGCTTGAAAACTGCACCCTCGCAGGATTCCACACACCCTGGGAAGCAAGCCAAAGCCTTGACCCAAAAAGTGCTTGATAGGGCGAAGGTGATTTCGCTGAAGGAAACCCAGCGAGGAGAATCCTTTCGGGTGGTCGCCAAGGTTTTAGTGGACGGCGAAGATCTCGGAGGGATGCTGGTCGACAGCGGGTTTGCCATAGAGTGTGATCAAAAGTGTAGCCGGTTCTTTGTCTATGCAACCCCGAATAGCAAGGCATACCATTTAATAAGCTGCTCACAAGGTGGGGAGAGTCAGAACAAGAAACGATTGACCATTGAAGATGCGCGCGGTGGGAATCTGGAATCCTGCTACTACTGCAACCCGGACAGATTTGTGGGCGGCGATTGA